One region of Daphnia pulicaria isolate SC F1-1A chromosome 7, SC_F0-13Bv2, whole genome shotgun sequence genomic DNA includes:
- the LOC124349261 gene encoding dystonin-like isoform X1 — MYSNLESTLQGYEESLSKFKDERDSIQKKTFTKWVNKHLKKIGRRVDNLFEDLRDGHNLVSLLEVLSGDNLPRERGLMRIHMLQNVQTSLDYLRYRKIKLVNIRAEDIVDSNPKLTLGLIWTIILHFQISDIMVGQDESLTAREALLRWSQRSTAKYPGVRVKNFTSSWKDGLAFNAIIHRTRPDLVDWRSLKTCDIRDRLESAFSIVEREYGVTRLLDPEDVDTSEPDEKSLITYISSLYDVFPNPPALHPLYDPEAQKKYGDYRDLSSSFRIWIRESTLLMQDRNFPSTLVEVKSLALESKRFRTDEVPRRSREKQRLDQLYNDIEKFLEETEEILEPDLRPETFECDWNQLLLLQQERDDAIHREIERLEKLQRIAEKLHREAKQFDIQLDDVETRIDEEAKRIDRHLVGDAAKNCDILSGELATIEESIKNMFAEVQVLKDGSYNQAGDLLKRVKRIHHCWELINAVFQTRLLEILPSLTSSDAERSSSSSLESRLVETNQHFEFLRECSEWVQSQLTQMEKAAYGTDLSSVGSELDLHLKIHQSVDEFQGNLEKCISNKNKFQGEESPIYVHYLEILQQSYSELTMLSKKRLVDLQSLQEFILSVMTELAWLNEKEEIEISRDWSSKLLNLIEIQTYYEELMSDLEKREIQVSAVQGRGEVLVKHHPAFDCVETFMLTLSSKWKWLLQLTLCLETHLRHATFYDNFFTEVRKCEEWCIKQDQLLNSTYSQSGFTLDEGEQLLREMQDLRDDLSHYSKVVEELCESSLEVVPLKQRGLPLQKPVAAKCICIYKQHEVSIGKDEKFDLVDNISARTWKVVTGNGLEYQVPSVCLLIPPPDNEAIEAAELLKRQYYQCEALWIRKQMRMSQNMIFATIKVVKSWDAPQFMAVGKDQRDAILKALNEDTEKLLQQGDPSDPQLRCLQRKIEEVNQLFCDFERREATCNRPELSQSAIDDHLATLQMKLEEFEMTLTSMITSPLPRDLDQLEQFVVNQRQFETELQSLQLELESIKENVEACPCKTPQMQTKIDSCNSQWKKIWENSNLYVERLKGSEIVLNGLEVMNKFVSCLETQLITKKMQYDPEALRKVHDDLIDMQSNIQIQQDAVDQLAEEAVVVRQLVIRSRNSVNTTIRKHPDVDRLDAEIKAVLTRLDNIRAQVVERLQICVSTVEHQESSAKLQDNHPISDAANDASSKMPSIMNEIKIESSLSVPSVLNADQDNASYDHSEEQPEIEQHPRELAPCLDMDERMKVLKKAMAIVKEFQDKFFPIANWLDEMESKIKDMEVVATDEERIQKSIEEHSVLHDDILGRRQDFDSLANNFTDLMSLVTEEEANVLADRLAELTDRYGALVENSETLGRLLGDAKNGLRHLVLSYEDLLSRMESMETKLKDYSLSVHVEKLQEQMEELMHLTEEVARYQRQIESIVDTGLELMRHITNEEALQLQEKLDFIQRRYIELTVRADELLKEAHETQPVVEQFHLSHNRLANYLLDAEDRLQALDSSSTASSGSAGLHVQECIIAHLEKLLIEVRPFLDMVNQNGPMLCRRCPDEGAAYIESLITRDNRRFDAVHEQMQRKTKRLRLYKQRLVEVVSDLDELLDWFREMEQQVREAEPPSCDPRIIGVQLKEHKSVGEEISSQKGRIRDILSASQTVLRQSPQTEDSAFIREKMEDLKEIRDHVSELNADRLSILEQALHLAKHFHEAHSDLSNWLDEIEEALANADDPAIHLKQIDRQQEVNKLLMSEIAEYKPIFEKLNKTGSTLAQLCLEEEGVKVHDIIELHNARYAALRSGVRERQKTLEEALQETSQFSDKLNGMLTALTNAFEQVKSAEPISAHLDKIQEEMQENESIVEDLKKRESAFEAVKRTADEIIMKNPSDSGVKDIIDKLKKLSDLWETVNSATEERGKSLEEALGLSKHFWEELQVVAAVLKELQGTLTTQDPPAVEPTKIRQQQANLQHVRTDIEKTQPKVEHCRQVGQELINLCGEPDKPEVKKHIEELDSAWDNVTTLYIKREENLINAMERSTEYHDILNTLYEFLEKAEEKFRGMQPLGTDIETVKQQIEQLKAFKAEVDPHMIKVETLNRQASDLLLCSSPDQVSRLKEPLAKFNRRWEDFLRGVVDMQRELEKALLHLGQFQHALNELLVWIQRTDSTLDELKPAHGDPSVIELELAKLKVFINDVQAHQSTVDTLNDASRNLFEADQSSDDPNNNQKQLALLNKKWGDMVEKASNRQQELEDALKEAEQFTAEIQDLMQWLNEIDNALSMSKPVGGLPETASDQLELFMEIYHELEKNLQLVERCHERGADYLNQSTDRAASSLQRNLETLKQRWDNIMNRANDKKIKLEIALKEATEFHDALQVFIEWLTNAEKTLSGFKPVSRVMETVVSQIEDHKSLQKGILIQRDAMVNLDKKGTHSKYFSQKQDVILIKNLLISVQHRWERVLSRAAERTRALDHAYKEAKEFHDSWHKLYSWLEEAEKGFDDAELKLSSDPEKIKQLLAKHTEFQQILDAKKPGYDGVVRLGKLIKDRAPKTDESTLNLMMSDMKAKWQSVCNQSVDRQRKLEEGLLFSGQFEDAIKALVDWLCKTDRIQMAESPVHGDLDTVMALREQHSDFEEELQSRFVQAEQVQKMAVDVMAIASEEDKTAIEKQVSELEVTWDNVSKASNTRSARLEEALVQSETLHKAVNVLLEWFSDALTKLRFAGPLPDEETEALQQLDDHHKCLEELIKKETDKDDIMAMAQDILEKAHPDAVPVIHHLITVVQSRWEEVMAWANQREQRLKEHLCNVREMASILEELLAWLSIAENTMDTLEAEPLPDDLPFVEILVKDHQDFMEDMAKRQPEMDRFCRTRTPDQENSQIPRILRSSYKPLSGQSTPGLQQSTRKSSKVNLEGSPCSPRARHLWDRWRNVWMMAWERQRRLQDKLNYLQETEKVKNFSWDDWRRRFMKYMNNKKSRVTDLFRRIDRNNEGFIPREDFIDGIMKTKFPSSRIEMNVVANMFDRNNEGSIEWKEFLTALRPDWEERPTTEDEIIQDEVERAVNQCTCRNAFKVHQVTEGQYRFGENQKLRLIRILRSTVMVRVGGGWEALGEFLVKNDPCRVKGKTNFELREQFLPEGTSQGMTLFKSRTSPNSSVSSQLGSSQTIFSPLHTPSPSLTTAGPISKVRERIVRNKESPLLQSLSVGTPDTSVSESDGSFQLSRKTPAHRKYMINGSRSGSRSTSRLLDSRNRSVQSLDGYDGGSVQNTPIGSRRSLKQPSWSCTLPRKRPAVPSLSLVETRARHPSGLSASGISPSPSGGYNGGAISAASRSRILRTSSASSIPILTSTPARDHSDSGPNSTCIPDTPKTMRGDPLTAVVRKVASTGIRKPSSMSTFRPSPK, encoded by the exons GAAGCGCAGAAAAAATACGGTGACTATCGAGATTTGTCGAGTTCTTTTCGCATCTGGATTCGCGAAAGCACGCTATTGATGCAAGATCGGAACTTCCCCAGCACACTCGTGGAAGTCAAAAGCTTGGCACTGGAGTCGAAACGATTTCGGACGGATGAGGTACCGCGTCGATCTAGAGAGAAACAGCGCCTTGACCAACTTTATAATGACATTGAG AAGTTCTTAGAAGAAACGGAAGAGATCTTAGAACCTGATTTGCGACCCGAAACTTTTGAATGCGATTGGAACCAACTTTTGTTGTTACAACAGGAACGTGACGATGCCATCCATAGGGAGATTGAACGGTTAGAGAAACTTCAGCGAATCGCCGAAAAGTTGCACCGTGAAGCCAAGCAGTTTGATATCCAGTTGGATGATGTTGAAACCCGGATCGATGAAGAAGCCAAGCGGATAGATCGACATCTTGTAGGGGATGCCGCGAAGAACTGTGATATTCTCAGTGGCGAATTGGCCACCATTGAAGAGTccatcaaaaatatgtttgccGAAGTCCAAGTCCTTAAGGACGGTAGTTATAATCAGGCAGGCGATCTTCTCAAGCGAGTTAAACGAATCCATCATTGCTGGGAGTTGATCAATGCCGTGTTCCAGACGCGATTGCTCGAAATCTTGCCTTCATTGACATCTTCCGATGCCGAACGATCCTCGAGCTCctccctggaatcccgtcttGTTGAGACCAACCAACACTTTGAATTCCTCCGTGAATGTTCGGAATGGGTCCAATCCCAGTTG ACTCAAATGGAGAAAGCCGCGTATGGTACTGATTTGTCCAGTGTTGGATCCGAACTGGATTTACATTTGAAGATACACCAATCTGTTGATGAATTCCAAGGAAATCTAGAAAAATGCATATCGAATAAG aataaatttCAAGGTGAGGAGTCGCCCATTTACGTGCATTACTTGGAGATTCTCCAACAGTCCTATAGTGAGCTAACGATGCTCAGCAAAAAACGATTGGTGGACTTGCAGAGCTTGCAAGAATTCATACTGTCCGTTATGACGGAGCTCGCATGGCTCAACGAGAAGGAGGAGATTGAAATTTCTCGCGACTGGTCTTCCAAGTTGCTCAACCTTATTGAAATCCAAACTTATTATGAG GAATTGATGAGCGATTTGGAAAAGCGCGAAATTCAAGTGAGCGCTGTTCAGGGTCGAGGCGAAGTCCTTGTGAAGCATCATCCAGCCTTTGATTGTGTTGAAACCTTCATGCTGACCTTGTCGTCCAAATGGAAATGGCTCCTGCAGTTGACACTTTGCCTGGAAACTCACCTGCGCCATGCGACTTTCTACGACAATTTCTTCACTGAAGTCCGAAAATGCGAAGAGTGGTGCATTAA ACAGGATCAGCTGTTGAATAGCACCTACAGCCAAAGTGGTTTTACGTTGGACGAAGGTGAACAACTCTTGAGAGAAATGCAGGACCTTCGAGATGACTTGAGCCATTACAGCAAAGTTGTTGAGGAACTTTGTGAGAGCAGCCTGGAAGTGGTTCCACTCAAACAGAGAGGATTGCCGTTGCAAAAGCCTGTCGCTGCTAAATGCATTTGCATCTACAAACAACATGAG GTCAGTATCGGCAAGGACGAAAAGTTTGATTTGGTCGATAATATTTCGGCAAGGACATGGAAAGTCGTCACGGGCAATGGACTCGAATACCAAGTGCCCAGTGTGTGTCTTCTGATTCCACCACCAGATAACGAAGCGATTGAAGCTGCCGAACTTCTCAAACGCCAATACTATCAGTGTGAGGCCCTTTGGATCAGGAAGCAAATGCGAATGAGTCAGAACATGATTTTTGCCACCATCAAAGTTGTCAAGAGCTGGGATGCTCCTCAATTTATGGCCGTGGGCAAAGATCAACGCGACGCCATCCTAAAAGCGCTTAACGAAGACACCGAAAAGCTTTTGCAACAAGGAGATCCTAGTGACCCACAATTACGATGCCTTCAGCGGAAGATTGAAGAAGTCAACCAacttttttgtgattttgaGAGGCGTGAAGCTACGTGCAACCGACCGGAATTAAGCCAATCGGCCATCGACGATCACTTGGCGACTTTGCAGATGAAACTGGAAGAATTTGAGATGACGCTGACTAGCATGATTACAAGTCCTTTGCCCCGAGACTTGGATCAACTCGAACAATTCGTCGTCAACCAAAGGCAGTTCGAGACGGAATTACAATCGCTTCAACTCGAACTCGAGTCGATTAAGGAGAACGTGGAAGCCTGTCCGTGCAAAACACCGCAAATGCAAACAAA AATAGACAGTTGCAACAGCCAATGGAAGAAGatctgggaaaattcaaatttgtacGTCGAGCGCCTTAAAGGAAGCGAAATTGTCTTGAATGGTCTAGAAGTCATGAACAAGTTCGTGTCCTGTTTGGAGACCCAATTGATCACTAAGAAAATGCAGTACGATCCGGAAGCACTGCGCAAAGTTCATGATGACTTGATCGACATGCAGTCGAATATCCAGATTCAACAGGATGCTGTCGACCAACTGGCCGAGGAAGCTGTCGTTGTTCGCCAACTAGTGATCAGATCGCGAAATTCAGTCAACACAACCATCCGCAAACATCCGGATGTCGACCGGTTGGATGCAGAAATAAAAGCGGTTCTCACTCGCTTGGACAACATTCGCGCTCAAGTTGTCGAACG GCTACAGATTTGCGTGTCGACTGTTGAACATCAGGAATCCTCCGCCAAATTGCAGGATAATCATCCAATATCCGACGCCGCGAACGATGCTTCCAGTAAGATGCCGTCAATCATGAATGAGATCAAGATCGAGTCATCGCTg TCAGTACCTTCAGTATTAAATGCTGATCAGGATAACGCCAGTTACGACCACTCTGAAGAGCAACCTGAAATTGAACAACACCCTCGAGAGTTGGCGCCCTGTTTGGATATGGACGAACGGATGAAAGTTCTTAAGAAAGCTATGGCTATAGTAAAGGAGTTTCAAGACAAATTCTTTCCCATCGCCAACTGGTTGGATGAAATGGAAAGTAAAATCAAAGATATGGAGGTTGTTGCCACCGATGAAGAAAGGATCCAAAAGAGCATCGAAGAACACAGTGTCCTTCACGACGACATTCTCGGAAGAAGACAGGATTTCGATAGCCTGGCGAATAATTTCACCGATTTGATGTCACTAGTCACAGAAGAAGAGGCAAACGTCCTGGCAGACCGTCTTGCAGAACTAACTGACCGTTATGGTGCCTTGGTGGAGAATTCGGAGACTCTAGGGCGGTTGCTGGGCGATGCCAAGAATGGTTTGAGACACCTGGTTCTATCGTATGAAGATTTACTGTCCAGGATGGAAAGTATGGAAACCAAGTTGAAGGACTACAGCCTGTCAGTACACgttgaaaaattacaagagCAAATGGAGGAGCTGATGCATCTGACGGAAGAAGTGGCCAGATATCAACGTCAGATAGAATCTATTGTTGACACTGGTCTAGAGCTAATGCGCCATATAACCAACGAGGAAGCTCTGCAACTTCAAGAAAAACTCGATTTTATTCAACGTCGTTACATTGAATTGACTGTAAGAGCTGATGAACTGTTGAAAGAAGCTCATGAGACTCAACCAGTCGTCGAACAGTTTCATTTGTCGCACAATCGCCTTGCAAATTATCTCTTGGACGCTGAAGATCGCTTGCAAGCTTTGGATTCTTCATCGACAGCTTCAAGCGGAAGCGCTGGATTGCACGTTCAAGAATGCATTATCGCCCACTTAGAGAAATTACTTATCGAAGTTAGACCTTTCTTGGATATGGTCAATCAGAATGGGCCAATGCTCTGCCGAAGATGCccag ATGAAGGGGCTGCTTATATAGAATCTTTGATCACTCGCGACAACCGTCGCTTTGACGCTGTTCATGAACAGATGCAACGAAAGACCAAACGACTGCGTTTATATAAGCAACGCCTGGTGGAAGTGGTGAGTGATCTTGACGAACTGCTGGACTGGTTCCGCGAAATGGAACAGCAGGTACGGGAAGCTGAACCTCCCAGTTGTGATCCGAGGATCATTGGCGTTCAACTTAAAGAGCACAAAAGCGTCGGTGAAGAAATATCCTCTCAAAAAGGACGTATACGCGACATTCTCTCAGCCAGTCAGACAGTGCTTCGTCAGTCACCTCAGACTGAAGATTCTGCCTTCATCAGAGAGAAAATGGAAGATCTTAAG GAAATTAGGGATCACGTTTCCGAATTGAACGCGGACCGATTGAGTATCCTGGAGCAAGCCCTACATTTAGCGAAGCATTTTCATGAAGCCCACTCTGATCTTTCCAACTGGCTGGATGAGATAGAGGAAGCGTTGGCAAATGCGGATGATCCAGCCATTCATCTCAAACAGATCGATCGTCAACAGGAAGTCAACAAACTCCTCATGTCCGAAATTGCCGAGTACAAAccaatctttgaaaaactgaacaagactGGTAGCACTCTAGCCCAGCTATGTCTTGAGGAAGAAGGTGTCAAAGTCCACGATATCATCGAATTGCACAATGCCCG gTATGCTGCTTTGCGATCAGGTGTGAGAGAACGCCAAAAAACCCTTGAAGAGGCTCTGCAAGAGACGAGTCAATTCTCTGACAAACTGAACGGCATGCTCACCGCTTTGACTAATGCTTTCGAACAAGTGAAATCGGCTGAGCCCATCTCTGCCCACCTTGATAAGATTCAGGAAGAGATGCAAGAAAACGAATCTATTGTTGAAGACTTGAAGAAGAGGGAGTCTGCTTTTGAGGCAGTGAAACGAACCGCCGACGAAATTATAATGAAGAATCCTTCAGATTCAGGCGTGAAAGACATCATTGACAAACTAAAGAAGTTGTCCGACCTATGGGAAACGGTCAATTCTGCAACCGAAGAGCGTGGCAAGTCTCTGGAAGAAGCGTTGGGTCTTTCCAAGCACTTCTGGGAAGAATTGCAAGTTGTTGCGGCGGTCTTGAAAGAACTACAAGGAACCTTAACTACTCAAGACCCACCTGCCGTCGAACCGACAAAAATTCGGCAACAACAGGCCAACTTACAACATGTCAGGACCGATATCGAGAAAACCCAACCTAAAGTGGAGCACTGCCGCCAAGTTGGTCAGGAGCTTATCAATTTGTGTGGAGAGCCCGATAAACCGGaagtaaaaaaacacattgaAGAGTTGGATTCCGCCTGGGATAATGTCACTACATTGTATATTAAACGAGAGGAGAACCTCATCAATGCCATGGAAAGGTCCACAGAATACCATGATATTCTCAAT ACCCTGTATGAGTTCCTGGAGAAAGCAGAGGAAAAATTCCGGGGAATGCAACCTCTTGGAACCGATATCGAAACAGTTAAACAACAAATTGAACAACTGAAAGCATTCAAGGCTGAAGTTGATCCTCACATGATTAAAGTGGAGACACTCAACAG GCAAGCATCCGATCTTCTACTTTGCTCATCACCTGATCAAGTGTCGCGTTTGAAAGAACCCTTGGCCAAGTTTAATCGGCGCTGGGAAGATTTTTTGCGGGGAGTTGTCGACATGCAACGTGAGTTAGAGAAGGCTCTGTTGCATCTAGGACAGTTCCAGCATGCTCTCAATGAACTGTTGGTCTGGATCCAACGAACCGATAGTACTCTGGATGAATTGAAACCCGCTCATGGAGATCCGAGTGTAATAGAACTAGAATTGGCCAAGCTAAAGGTGTTTATCAACGACGTCCAAGCCCATCAGAGCACTGTCGACACTCTCAACGACGCCAGCCGGAACTTGTTTGAAGCAGACCAAAGTTCTGATGATCCCAACAATAATCAAAAACAATTGGCGCTTCTCAATAAAAAGTGGGGTGATATGGTAGAAAAAGCCTCGAATCGCCAGCAG GAACTTGAAGATGCCTTGAAGGAGGCTGAACAATTCACTGCTGAGATACAAGACCTGATGCAATGGCTCAACGAAATCGATAATGCCCTGTCCATGTCGAAGCCGGTGGGTGGTCTACCAGAGACGGCATCAGACCAACTTGAACTCTTTATGGAAATATACCACGAGTTGGAAAAGAACCTACAATTAGTTGAACGATGCCACGAACGCGGTGCCGATTACCTGAATCAATCAACCGATCGTGCCGCTTCTTCACTTCAACGTAATTTGGAAACGTTAAAACAACGCTGGGATAACATTATGAATAGAGCCAATGACAAGAAAATCAAGTTAGAAATCGCTCTTAAGGAGGCCACCGAATTCCATGATGCCCTACAAGTGTTCATCGAGTGGCTGACTAATGCCGAGAAAACTTTAAGCGGCTTCAAACCCGTCTCCCGCGTCATGGAGACCGTCGTCTCTCAGATCGAGGATCACAAATCCCTCCAAAAGGGCATTTTGATTCAGAGGGATGCGATGGTTAACCTAGATAAGAAGGGGACCCACTCAAAGTACTTCAGCCAGAAGCAGGATGTGATCCTCATCAAGAACCTTCTCATAAGTGTTCAACATCGCTGGGAGCGTGTCCTATCAAGAGCTGCCGAACGAACAAGAGCACTGGACCACGCCTATAAAGAGGCGAAAGAGTTTCACGACTCGTGGCACAAGCTGTATTCGTGGTTAGAGGAAGCTGAAAAAG gattCGATGATGCTGAGCTGAAATTGAGCTCAGACCCCGAAAAGATAAAGCAGCTGTTGGCCAAACACACAGAGTTCCAGCAAATTCTTGATGCTAAAAAACCGGGATACGACGGTGTTGTGCGACTCGGCAAACTAATCAAGGATCGTGCTCCCAAGACAGATGAGTCCACTCTGAATCTGATGATGTCTGACATGAAAGCCAAATGGCAATCCGTTTGCAACCAATCAGTTGACCGCCAAAGGAAACTCGAAGAAGGATTGCTCTTCTCTGGGCAATTCGAGGACGCCATTaaa GCGTTGGTCGATTGGTTATGCAAAACCGATCGGATTCAAATGGCTGAAAGTCCCGTTCACGGAGATTTGGACACGGTGATGGCATTGCGTGAACAACACAGTGACTTTGAAGAAGAGCTTCAGAGCCGATTTGTTCAGGCAGAACAAGTCCAAAAAATGGCCGTCGATGTCATGGCAATCGCTAGCGAAGAGGACAAAACAGCCATTGAAAAGCAAGTGTCTGAACTGGAAGTCACCTGGGATAATGTTTCAAAAGCTTCGAACACCAGGTCTGCACGGCTTGAAGAAGCATTAGTCCAGTCTGAGACTTTGCACAAAGCAGTAAACGTGCTTCTCGAATGGTTCTCTGATGCCCTGACGAAACTGCGATTCGCTGGTCCTTTACCTGATGAAGAAACAGAAGCACTGCAACAGTTGGATGATCACCATAA ATGTTTGGAAGAATTGATCAAGAAAGAGACTGACAAAGACGATATAATGGCCATGGCTCAAGATATCCTCGAAAAGGCTCACCCTGACGCTGTACCTGTTATTCATCATTTGATTACGGTCGTACAATCTCGGTGGGAAGAAGTTATGGCATGGGCTAACCAG CGTGAGCAACGTCTAAAGGAGCACTTGTGCAATGTGCGTGAAATGGCTTCCATTTTGGAAGAACTTCTCGCTTGGCTCTCCATTGCGGAGAACACGATGGATACATTAGAAGCTGAACCTTTGCCTGATGATCTGCCTTTCGTCGAAATTTTGGTCAAGGATCACCAAGACTTTATGGAAGACATGGCCAAAAGACAACCTGAGATGGATCGCTTTTGCAGGACTAGGACACCTGACCAAGAAAATTCGCAAATCCCTCGAATACTTCGATCCAG TTACAAACCACTATCCGGACAGTCTACTCCTGGGCTACAACAATCAACTCGAAAATCAAG CAAGGTGAACCTGGAAGGATCGCCGTGTAGTCCGCGTGCACGTCATCTCTGGGATCGCTGGCGTAACGTTTGGATGATGGCCTGGGAGCGCCAGCGACGCCTCCAAGACAAACTGAATTATTTGCAAGAGactgaaaaagtgaaaaacttCAGCTGGGACGACTGGAGACGCAGATTCATGAAATAcatgaacaataaaaaatctcGGGTGACGGATCTTTTCCGCAGAATAGATCGGAATAACGAAGGATTTATTCCTCGCGAGGATTTCATCGATGGAATCATGAAGACCAAGTTCCCATCAAGCCGTATCGAGATGAATGTCGTGGCCAATATGTTTGATCGCAACAACGAAGGATCTATCGAGTGGAAGGAGTTTCTGACGGCCTTACGGCCTGACTGGGAAGAGCGTCCCACAACCGAAGACGAGATCATCCAGGATGAAGTGGAACGCGCAGTCAACCAATGCACTTGCCGCAACGCATTCAAAGTTCACCAGGTCACTGAAGGCCAGTATCGG TTCGGCGAGAACCAGAAACTTCGTCTAATCCGTATTCTACGCTCGACTGTTATGGTGCGTGTCGGTGGTGGATGGGAAGCACTTGGTGAATTTCTTGTTAAGAATGATCCCTGCCGTG TTAAAGGCAAGACCAACTTTGAGCTTCGCGAGCAGTTTTTGCCCGAAGGGACCTCTCAAGGAATGACACTTTTCAAGTCCAGGACGAGCCCCAATAGCTCCGTGTCTAGTCAGCTTGGAAGCAGCCAAACGATCTTCTCACCCCTTCATACACCTTCACCATCTCTTACCACTGCTGGGCCTATTTCTAAG GTCCGGGAGAGAATAGTACGCAATAAGGAGTCCCCGTTACTTCAGTCGTTATCTGTTGGAACACCCGACACCTCAGTAAGCGAGAGCGATGGATCTTTCCAATTAAGCCGCAAAACCCCCGCTCATCGGAAGTATATGATAA ACGGAAGTCGTTCTGGAAGTCGGTCAACTAGCCGCCTCTTGGATTCCAGAAACAGATCGGTTCAGTCGCTGGATGGTTATG ACGGTGGATCCGTACAAAATACACCTATTGGAAGTCGTCGTTCTCTAAAGCAACCAAGCTGGTCGTGCACCTTACCTCGAAAAAGACCAGCTGTTCCGTCGCTATCACTTGTGGAAACTCGCGCTCGCCATCCAAGCGGATTAAGCGCATCAGGCATTTCACCCAGCCCATCTGGGGGTTATAATGGAGGCGCCATCAGCGCTGCTAGTCG ATCAAGGATATTACGAACTTCCTCCGCTTCTAGTATCCCTATATTAACATCAACGCCGGCTAG gGATCACAGTGACTCTGGGCCCAACAGTACCTGCATTCCGGATACACCCAAAACGATGAGAGGTGATCCGCTGACTGCCGTAGTACGCAAAGTCGCAAGCACAGGCATTAGAAAACCTTCCAGTATGTCAACATTCCGACCTAGTCCcaagtaa